The following is a genomic window from Miltoncostaea oceani.
ACGCCTCGGCAGGTGGCCGGATGGAGATCGACATCGTCATCTGCACCTACAACCGGGCGACGGTGCTCGCGGAGGTGCTCGACGCCCTCGCCGTCCAGCGCGTCCCCCCCGGGATGACCTGGTCGGTGGTCGTCGTCGACAACAACTCGACGGACGCGACGGCGGAGCTGGTGCAGCGACACGTCGCGGCGGGGGCGATCCCCGGGTTGCGCCGCGTCGTGGAACACACGCAGGGGCTGACCCACGCCCGTCTGCGCGGTGTCCGGTCCACCCACGCGGACTGGATCGCCTTCGTCGACGACGACTGCATCCTGGACGACACCTGGGTTGCGGAGGCGACGCGGTTCGCCTCCACACACCCCGAGTGCGGCGCCTTCGGGAGCCGGGTGATCCTGCGCTGGGAGCGGGAGCCCGAGCCCGTCATCGCGCGCTATGGCTGGGCGCTCGCCGAGCAGGACCAAGGCGACGGCGAACGACGGGTCACCGGTGTCGCGGGGGCCGGCATGGTCGTGAGGCGCGAGGCGCTGACGCACTCGCGGTGGCTCGAGCGGCCGGAGCTCGACGACCGCGTCGGCGCACGGCTCGTCTCCGGTGGCGACGTCGAGATCGCCGCCCGCGTCGCCGGCGCGGGATACGAGCTCTGGTACGCCGGGCGCTGCCGCCTGTGGCACCTGATCCCCGCGCAGCGCACGCGCCGGCGCTACGTCGCCGCGGTCGTGCGCGGACTCGGGGCGTCATCGGTCTACGGTCAGGCGCTCGCGGGTCCCCGTTCGGAGGGGGCTTGGGCACGGGGCGCCGCCCGTGACCTCGGCCGCGACGCGGCGACGCTGTCCCGCCACGCCACCCGCGCCCTGATGCGCCGACGCGGGCTCACCGACCTGGCGATGGATGCGAACTGGTTCGCGGGCCGGGCGTCGGGTCTCTGGGGACTCGCCCGCGGCGGTCGCGCACGGAGGGCCCGGCTGCTCGGGATCGCCGCGCCCCGGACGAGGCGCGTCTGACCGTCAGCGCCGCTCCTCGGCCGCGACGTCGGCATGGCGTTCCACGTGCCAGGGCAGGCCGAGTTGCACCACCCCGTCCGAACTCCGCGCGATGGTCCCGTCGAGGCGCACGAGCAACGCCTCCGGTTCATGCGCCAGCAGTTCGTGCGACGCCATCCAGATCCCGATCGCGTAGTCACCCACCGGCAGGACGGGGGGGATCGTCAGGCGGGCGACGTACTCACCCGGCTCGCCACGATCCCCCGTGAACGTGTCCGACCATGCCTCGTCCAGGACCCTCACGTTGCGGAAGTCCTCGACGTAGACGCCGATGTCGAGGGCGGGGACCAGGCTCCGGACCTCGAAGGAGACCTCGAGGTCGAACGGCTGATCACGCGGGAGGACCGCCGACGACCGCCCGTGGCGGTCGACGATCGCCGCCGAGCGGAGGCGCACCGGACCGGCGTCGGCGCCGACGAACTCGCGGCGTGCGACCGGTTCGACACCGGCCGAGACGTAGGCGTCGATGACCTCCGACGTCGGGCCGACGGCGCGCAGTCGTCCGTGGTCGAGCCAGGCGCACGTACCGCACAGCCGCGAGATCGCATCGAGGTTGTGGCTGACCAGCACGACCGTCCTGCCCTCGCCCTCCAGCTCGCCCATCCGGTTCAGGCACTTGCGCTGGAACGCCCCGTCACCGACGGCCAGGACCTCGTCGACGATCATGATGTCGGTGTCCAGGTGGGCGGCGACCGCGAACGCCAACCGCATCGACATGCCCGTCGAGTACCGCTTCACCGGCGTGTCGAGGAAGCCGTCGATCCCCGCGAAGGCGACGATCTCATCGAACCGGCGGTCGATCTCCCGCCTTCGCATGCCGAGGATCGCGCCGTTCAGGTAGACGTTCTCGCGACCCGTCAGCTCCTGGTGGAAGCCGGTGCCGACCTCGAGCAGCGCACCGACGCGTCCGCGCATCCGGACGACCCCCGACGTCGGTTCCGTGATCCGGCTGAGCAGCTTGAGCAGGGTGCTCTTGCCGGCACCGTTGCGACCGATCACGCCGAACGCCTCGCCGGCACCGATCTCGAGGCTGACGTCACGCAACGACCACACCTCGGCCGGCTCGCGCCGGGGGGTGCCGCGCACCAATCGCGACACGCGGGTCGTGACGGCGTCGCGGATGTTGCCCTGCCCCCCGTGGTGCTCACCGAGCAGGTACCTCTTGGAGACGCCGTCGACGATGACCCGGGGTGGCGCCATCAGATGATGTCCGCGAAGCGGCGCTCGGCCCGCTGGAAGTACACGAGCCCCCACACCATGAGCACCAGGGCGACGCCGGCGGAGATGGCGAGGTCAGGACCCGGCCACGGTCCACCGGCGATCGACCAGCGCGTCACGTCGATGAGCCCCGCGACGGGGTTCATCGCATAGAGCCACTGCCACCGGTCGGGGACCAGGCTGCTGGGGTAGGCCACCGGGCTCGCGAGGAGCCACATCTGCGTGACGAGTCCGATGGCGGCGGCGACGTCCCGGTACTTCACGTGCAGGGTCGCGAGTATCAGGCTCGGCCCGAGGGCGACCAGGATCGCGGCGAGCACGCACAGCGGCAGGGCGAGGATGGCGAGCGTCGGGGCGGCGCCGAAGACGACCATCGCGACGGCGACGACCCCGAACCCCACCGCCATGTTGAGCAGCCCGGGGAGCAGCGCCGCGATCGGGGCGGCGATGCGGGGGAAGTACACCTTGGTCACCATCGACGAGTTCACGATCAGGGTGCTGGTGGCCGAGTTGAGGCTGAGCGAGAAGTACGACCAGACGACGAAGCCGACAAGGGCGAAGACCAGGTAGGGCAGTCCGTCGCTCGACACGTCGGCGAGCCCCCGGAAGACGAGCGCGAAGACCAGCGCACCCGCCAGCGGCTGCACGACGGCCCAGCCGAAACCGAAGACCGCCTGCTTGTACCGGGCCTTCAGGTCGCGCAACGCGAGGAACCCGACGAGTTCGCGGGCGTCCCACAGCTCCCGGGTGCGCTGCCAACGCACGCTGCCCGAGGGGGGGTTCTCGGTCCACCGCTCCCGGACGTCGATCGCCATCGGTCAAGGATAGGGGCACGACGACGGATCACACCGCCCGAACGACGGGGTGTGCGCCGGCGGGTGCGTTGGTACGGTCGGCCCGTGACCGCCCCGTCCCCGATGCGACTGGTCCCGGTCGACCTGGCGGACGGACTCGACACGCTGCTCGACACGACGGCGGACGGCCCGGACGTCTTCGCCCCCCTCTGGTGGCGGAGCCTGCCGATCGGCCACGTCGAGCTCGACGCGCGAACCCTCGCCGATCGGCGCGGCGTGGAGCGCGCCGTCGCGGACGCCACGTGGCCGGCGGTCGCCCACCACACGCTCCCCGGCGGGTTTCCCGCCGCGCCGCCGCTCCCGGGCGCGCGCCCCCCGGTCACCCCACCGGCCGGCTTCCAGGACTGGTCTCCCGATCCGGCGCGCCTCGCCCCGCTCGCGGGAGCCCCGGCACTCCACCCCCCCGCGTGGCCGCTCGACGTCTCGGTGGTGGTCTGCACCCGTGAACGCCCCGAACAGCTCGCCCGCTGTCTCGCGTCGCTCTCGCGCGGCACCGTCGCACCGGACGAGATCATCGTCGTGGACAACGCGCCGGCCTCGGGCGCGACCCGCGACGTCGTCGCCGCCGCGACGGGGCCCGGCGTGCGTTGGGTCCCCGAGCCGCGTCGCGGCCTGAGCCACGCCCGCAACACCGGCGTGTCCGCAGCATCGGGGGCGACCATCGCGTTCACCGACGACGACACCGAGGTCCATCCCGACTGGCTGTGGCGGATCGTCCGCCCCCTCGAGGATCCGGCAGTGTGGTCCGCGACGGGTCTCGTCCTCCCGGCCGACCTCTCCTCACCCGCCCAGGTGCTGTTCGAGAAGGGGTTCGGCGGCTTCTCGCAGGGGTACCGGCCGATCACCTTCGACTCGCGGTTCGTCACGGCCTGGCGGGGACGCGCGGTGCCGGTCTGGCAGGTCGGTGCGGGGGCCAACATGGCCGTGCGGCGCAGCGCCTTCGAGCGGGTCGGCCTGTTCGACGAACGGCTCGGCGCGGGCGCGACGGGCTGCAGCGAGGACTCGGAGCTGTGGCTCCGCATCCTCATGGCCGGAGGGGTCTGCCGCTACGAGCCCACCGCCGTCGTCCACCACCACCACCGAGCCGACATCGCGGGCCTGCGACGACTCGCCCACGACTACGTGCGCGGCCACGTGGCCGCGCTGCTCGTCGAGTACGCCCGCCACCACCGGATCGGCGAGCTGCGTCGCGCCTACCTCGAGATGCCGCGCCACATCGCCACCGACCTCGCGCGACGCGTCACATCGGGCGACGCCTCGCCGTGGGGGATGTCGCGGCCAGGCCTCACCGGCTACCTGCGGGGAGCGGCCCGGGTCGATCTCGCCGTGCGCCGCCGGCGGGCGCCGGCGGTCGGCCGGGCGATCACCGAGCCGGCGCCCCGGAGCGCACGGGCGTGACCGGCCGCGCACCCCTCCGGCGCTTCCTGCGCGGCAACCCCTTCCCCCACCCCTACACCGAGGGCTTCTACTTCCGGGAGAAGATGCGCGCCATCCACCGGGTCGCGCCGGATCGGGAGGTGCGAGACGTCCTCGAGGTCGGAGGCGGCCGGAGCGGCCTGTCCGCCCTCCTCTACCCCGGCGCCCGGGTCGTCAACGTCGACATCGATCCCTCGTTCGCCGCCGCGCCACCGAACCGCGGACGGACCAGGTTCGTGCACGGCGACGCGACGGCGTTGCCGTTCGAGGCGGCGACCTTCGACGCCGTGACGATGTTCGACGTGATCGAGCACATCCCCGATGACCGCGCGGCGATCGACGAGGCGCTGCGGGTGCTGAGACCCGGCGGCGTGCTGCTCCTCACGACCCCCAACGAGACGTGGCGGTTCCCGTCGCGCCGGTGGCTCCAGCCGATCTGCCGGAGCGATCGGTCGATGATGGACGAGTGGGGGCACGTGCGACGCGGGTACGCCCGGGGGGAACTCGCCGCGCTCGTCGGAGCGGAACCGGTCACGACCGCGACCTTCATCACGCCGGTCACGTCGATCCCCCACGACATCGCCTTCTCGCGGCTGCCCAGCCCCCTCCGTCGTCTGATCTGCACCCTGGTGTCGCCCGTGACCTGGTTCGCGTACGCCCGCCACCGGGCGACCGACCCGGGCACCGAGACTGCCTACCGCTGGGACGCGCGCCGCGCCTGAGCGCGTCGACGCGGCGAGGGGCCCGGCGGTCGCCCTGCTGCCGTGGGGCGACGTCTTCGAGGACTACCTCGACACCATCGGCGTGACGCTGGAGGGCTTCCGTGACGACATGACCGGCGGGTGGACCTTCGGGTACGTCGAGGCCCTCAAGAGCGCCGGCATGTCGCCGTTCCTCGTCCTGGTCTCCGCACGCGTCCGGCGCCCGGTGCGATGGATCCACCGGGACACGGGCGCGCCGATGTGGGTGCTGCCGGCCGCGCGGGCCTTCCGGGCCACCCGCGGTCGACGGTTGCGGCTGGCGCCGTTGCTCGCGACGCCGCCCGTCCGGCTCGCGGGCGCGCTGAGAGCCGAGCGCTGCCGCGCGGTGATCTGCCAGGAGTACGAGTACCCGCGGTTCGACGCGTGCGTGCTCACCGGACGGGTCCTCGGCATCCCCTGCTTCGGGACGTTCCAGGGGGGCGACCGCCCGAACGCCCTCGAGAAGCCGCTCCGGCCGCTGACCATCCGCCTCTCCTCCGGCCTGATCGTGGGTTCGTCGCGCGAGCGCGGCCGTGTCCGGTCGACCTACCACCCCCCGCCGGGGAAGGTCGCCGCCATCCCGAACCCCCTCGACCTCGCCGAATGGGGTCCCAGCGACCGCGGCGCCGCGCGCGAGGAGCTGGCCGTCGCCGACGGACGGACCGTCGTCGTGTGGCACGGCCGGATCGACATACCCCAGAAGGGCCTCGACGTCCTCGTCGAGGCGTGGCGGCGAGTCTCCTCCCGGCGCCCCGGACGCGACGTCCTCCTGCTGATCGGATCGGGGCGCGACACGGCGGACATGGCCCGCCTCGTCGGCACGCTCCCGGCGGGATCGGTCGACTGGCGCGACGAGTTCGTCCTGGACCGCGGCCGCATGCGGCGGTTCCTCGCCGCCGGGGACGTCTACGTCTTCCCCTCACGTCACGAGGGTTTCCCGGTCGCCCCCGTCGAGGCGATCGCGTGCGGCCTGCCCGTCGTGGCGGCCGACGCGCCGGGGGTCGCCGACATCTTCCCGGAGGGTGAGCGCTCGGGGGGCCTGATCGTGCCCTGCGAGGATCCCGACGCTCTCGCGGAGGCACTCGTCGGGCTGCTGGAGCACCCCGACCGGCGGGCGGCGATGCGGGAGCACGCCTTGCGGCGCGCACAGGAGGGTTTCTCGCTCGAGTCCGTCGGCGCCCGCCTGCGGGACTTCCTCGTCGCCCGGGGCGTCACGCCGCCGGGGTGAACCTCTCCAGCGCCTCCTCCCGTTCCAGGAGGCGCTCGACGATCAGCTCGCCGTCCCACTGGCCATCGGGCAGCCGGAACGCGGCGAGCTCCGCGCCACCCCGCCGGACGCTGACCTCCCCGATCGCGATGTCCGACGTCCGGACGACCGCCCCGGCGAGATCGACGACGGTCTGCGAGGACGACGGCGCCGGGAGGGGATGGCCGTCGTCGAGGGCGCGCTGGACGCCGACGCAGTAGACCGCACCCGACACGCGCCGGAAGAGCGCCTGCCACGCGAAGCGCGAGCCCGTCGCCTCCGCCGCGCGCAGCGCCGCGTGGACGGGACCCGCGACGGGACCGAGCGCCCGCTCCCCCGCGGCGACCGCCGCCCTCCAGGCGGGCGTCCCCACCCGCTCGGGTGTCGCGAGCCGCCCGAGGTGGAGGTCCCCCCACACCGCCGGGTGGCGGTCCGCCAGCAGGACGTCCGCGTAGCCCTCGGCGAGCTTGTCCCGGAGCAGGCGCGCCACGGTGATCTCGTGATGGTGCGACGCGCGGGCGTCCGGCACGGCGACGAACGGCACCCCGTCGGCGAGCACCCGGCACGCGAACTCCCAGTCCTCGCGTCGCGACCGGTGGTCGAACGAGGTGTCGAACCCCCCCGTCTCCTCCATCAACCGGGCCGGGAGCGCCATCCAGCCCCCGGCGAGGTCCGTGAAGCTGAAGCGGTGACCCGCCCGCGCCTGACGGGTGAAGTGGTCGTTCCACCACCGTCCCGCCATCTGCTCGGCAAGGCTCCCGCCGAGCCCGGCCGGCGGATACGGTCCGAGCAGGACGCCCGGGCCGGACCGGTGTGCGCGGAGGAACGCCTCCAGCCCCGCGGGCTCCGGGACGATGTCATCGTCGAGGAACACCACCAGATCCCCGCGCGCCGCCCCCGCGCCCGCGTTCCGGGCCGCGGCCAGACTGGCCTCGACCTGCGGGAGCGTCCGGTCCACTCCCGCCAGGACGCCGACGTCGCCGGCCGCCGGGCCGTTCGGCACGAGGATCACCTCAAAGCGGTCGCGGTCGAGGGTCTGCTCGGCGAGGCCAGACAGCGTGGCGGCCAACGAACGGGGACGCGTACCGAGGGTGGGGATCACCACGCTGACGTCCGGCGGCCCCCCCTCGATCCGGGCGGCGATCACACGATGCGGCCGCGGCGGCGCCGCCGTCGCGACCGGTCGGCGCGCGGACACACCCTGCCGCCGCATCGAACGAACCCAGGTGACCGGTGACTCCACCCAGCCGCGGACGAGTTCGAGGCCGCCAACGACGTCGATCCGGCGGCGTTCCCCGCGGCGCATGCGAACGGTCTCGACGAGCAGGTGGTGGAGGGGCCACGACATGGCGCGGAACGCCTGCAGTTCGTGGTCGGCGACGACCGAGCGGGCGAGCATCGCGCCGATCCCGCGTCCGTAGCCGCGCATGACGCGCCGGAGCTCCGGCATGTCGGCGCGGTGGTCGTGCCAGACCAGCTGCGACGGTTCGTAGACGACCCTGTGGCCGGAGGCGAGGACGACCGCGAGGGCGTAGAGGTCACCCCCCGATGCCGTCGGCGTCCCCGCGTCGAGCTCGCGTGGGAACGGGTCGAGCCCCTCCAGGGCGGCGAGGCGGAACGCCATGTTGTTCCCGGCGCCCACGTTGCCGGCGCTCACCGGCGCGAGAGACCGCCAGTCCACGCGCCGGGTGCGGTACCCCTTGCTGAACCCCACCGCCGTCTCGAACGCGACCTGCGCCTCCGAATCGAGGGTGTACGGGCACCCGAGGCCCGAGACCGCGGCCACCATCGGATCGGAGAAGTGACGGCGCAGGCCGTCGAGCCAGCGTTCGTGCGGCAGGCAGTCGTCGTCCGTGTAGATCAGGAAGTCCGTCGTGCACTCCGCCATGGCGCGGCGGCGCGCGTTGTTCAGACCGGCTCTGGGCTCCTCGACGCAGCGGAAGCCGAAGCGCTCGACGAGGGGGCGCACCGGGACGCGCCCCGCGTTGTCGACGACGACGACGTCCGCGGGCGCGGGATCGAGGGCGGAGAGGGCACGCAGGCAGCGCTCGAGCTGGGCGGGTCGGTCCCGCGTGCACACCGCGACCGTCACGGCGGGGCGCGGGAGGGCCTCCCAGTACCGGCCCACGGCGGCCCACGCGGCCTGCTCCAGCTCGTCGCGGGAGACCGCCGGCCGAAGCGTCCTCCGCATCCGCCGCGTGAGGGAATCCTCCGCCTGCGAGGGATCCGTGCGCTCGGGGCCGCGCTGTACGATCAGCTCGCCGACCGGCCGATCGTCCCGGAAGGCGATGATCAGGGCGCCCTCGTAGCCGTCGAGCGAGAGCTCGTCGATGGAGGACTCGATGTCGACTCCGACCACCCGCATGCGTCGGGGGGGCGCCGCCCCCGCACCGGTCGCCCGGTGCCCGGCTCCGTGGTCGAGGTGGCTCGTCACCGTTCCTCAGGTCCTCTCGTCGTGGGGTCGCCCGTACGGGGCGGTCACCGGCGCCCGCACGACGTGAGGATCGCCTACATCATCCACGCGCACACTCTGCCCGATCAGCTCGTACGTCTGGTGGAGGCGCTCCACTCGCCGCGGTCATCCTTCTACATCCACTTCGACCGCAAATCCCCCGACGCGCAGCACCGGCACGTGGTCAGCGGCCTCGCGCACCTGTCCGACGTGCACCACATGCCGCGCCGGCGGGTCCACTGGGGTGGCTTCGGGTCGGTCCAGGCGACGCTCACCGCGATCGACGCCGCACTCGCCGCCCGCCCCGCCGTCGATGTCGCCGTCCTGCTCAGTGGCCAGGACTACCCCATCCGTCCGACGCACGCCGTCGAGGACGCCCTCGCGCGGGTGGCGGTCCGCTGCCACCTGCAGCACACGTTGCTCCCCGACGCCTCGTTCCCGGATGAGAGCGCCCGCTACGAGCGCTGGCACTTCGCACGCCCGCGGTTCGCGTTCCCCCCACGGCGTCTGCCCCTGCCGGCACCGCGTCGGTTCCCGGCGGGCTACCGACCCCACCGCGGCTCCGCCTTCTGGGGGCTCTCCCGCGCGGGGATGGAGCTCGTCCGGAGCACCTGCCGCGACGACCCGCGTTTCGTCCGTTTCTTCCGATACGTCTTCATCCCGGACGAGATGTTCTTCCAGTCCCTGCTCATGAGCTCGCCCCTGGCGCCGACGGTCGTGGACGACGACCTGCACTTCACGGACTGGACGGCGCGCGGCTCGCACCCCGCGACGCTCGGACCGGACCACCTCGAGGCCATGGCGGCCGCCACGGCGCCCTTCGCACGCAAGTTCGACGAACGGGTCCACCCCGGCTTCCTCGATGCCGTCGACGCGCGGCTGCGCGACACCTCGACGCCCCGCGAGAGGCGCCCCGGATGATCACCGGGGCGAGCGTCGTCTATCTCTCGGCCTGCGACTGGGACGCCCCGTGGCACGGCCCCCAGGAGATCGCCGCGCGGCTCGGCGCGGTCGGCAACCGCGTCATCTACGTCGAGACGCTCGCCTGGCGCCGGCTCCGCCCCTCCGACGCCCGCCGGGCCGCCGGACGCGTCGCCCGCGGCCTCGCAGGCCGGAGACGGAGCGCACCCGCCGAGGTCGCGCCCGCCGGGGTCGAGATCGTCTCGCCTCTCCTGGTCCCCGGGGCGCGGTCGCGGCCTGCCCGAGCCCTTAACCGGACGCTGCTGGCGCGGACCCTCCGGCGCCGGATGGGGCCCGACGATCACCCCCGCCTGCTGTGGATCTACACGCCGAGCCGCGCCTCCCTCGACCTGGTGGGAGACCTCGGCGAGGACCTCGTCCTCTACCACTGCACCCAGTCCCACCCCGACCGGCCCACCGCCCCACCCGAGACGCGGGACGTGGAGCGGCGGCTGATCACGGCGGCCGACCTGGTCGTCGTGGACGGGATCGAGCTGCAGCGCGAACGTGCTCCGCTGCACCCGCACGTCCATCGCATACCGAGCGGCGTCGATCCGGAGGCGTACACCAGCGGCGTGACGCCCGCCGCGTGGACCACCGGTCTGCGCCGACCCGTCATCGGCTATCTCGGGTCGGTCGACCACCGCATCGACCCCGACCTCCTCACCGCCGTGGCGGCGGCGTTCCCGGGAGCGACGGTGGCGGTCGTCGGACCCGTCACCGACGTCGACGTCACCGCACTCCGCGCCATGCCGAACGTCGTGATCCACCCGCAGGTGCCGATCGCGGCGGTTCCCGGCGTGCTCGCGGCGTTCGACGTGGGACTGCTGCCGTACGCCGACCAGCCCATGACGCGATACACGTATCCGGCCAAGCTGCACCAGTACCTCGCGGCGGGGTTACCGATCGCGAGCGTGCCGCTTCCCGACCTGGAGGAGTTCGCGGACCTCGTCCAGACCGGGACGGGGCCGGCGGGGTTCGTCGATGGCGTGTCGCGGGCGCTCGCGGCCCCGGTCGACGCGGACGCACGGCGCGCCGTGGCGCGCGTCAACAGCTGGGCACACCGCGTCGAGGAGCTCTCGCGCGTGATCGCGGAGCGCCTCGCTGCGCGGAGCGGTCCGTGACCGGACCGCGCCTCTCGGTGGTCGTCATCTCCTGGAACGAGCGGCCCGAGCTGGAGCGCTGCCTGGACGCCCTGCAGCGGCACCCGGCGGGGGGCGGCCAGGAGGTCATCGTGGTCGACAACGGATCGACCGACGACACCCACGCGATGCTCGCGTCCCGGGCGGGAGGGGTGCGTGTGGTCGCGAACCCCGACAACCGGGGCGTCACGGTCGCACGAAACCAGGGCATGCGGCTCTGCCGCGGCCGCATCATCGCGATGCTCGACTCCGACGCCTACGTCCACCCGGGCGCCCTCGACCTGCTCTGCGACCACCTCGACGCGGACCCCGGGGTGGGTCTCGTCGGTCCCCGCCTGCTCTACGAGGACGGCACGCTCCAGGAGAGCTGCCGGCGGGTCCCCTCGCCCGTGGCGCTGCTGGCGAACCGCCTTCCCGCGTTCGGCCGGCTCCACGCGGGGTCCGCCCGCCGCCGCTACCTCATGATCGGCGAGGACCACACCCGCACGATGGACGTGGAGTACCTGCTGGGCGCCGCGATGGTCTTCCGCCGCGCCGTCGTGGAGCGGATCGGGGGCTTCGACGAGCGCTTCGGCTTCAGCACCCCCGGGGGCTACGGCTTCGACGACGCCGACTGGGCGCTGCGCGTACGTGCCGCGGGCTGGCGCGTGACCTACGTGCCCGACGCCGTGGCGACGCACGGCTACCGACGGCGGCTCGCCGGCCAACCGGTGTCACGGGCCGGACTCGCGCTCGGCCTGAGCTACCTGATGCTGCGGCTGAAGCACGTCGGCCGTGCGCGTCGAGGTCTCGGTCCCTCGTGAGTGGCGCCCGCAACCGGACTGTCGTCGTCGCGATCGCGGCCGCCGTACTCTGCGCGGCTGCCGCCGCCGCCCTGATGCTGACCGGGCGCGCCGACGACACGGAGGAGGGTGCACTGCCGCCCGCGGCCGGCGAGGTCACCCCGCTCCCGCTACGCCTCGCGTTCGACGGTGCGGGCCGTGGAGGGATCGTGGACCGTGACGGCGAGGTCACCGGCTTCACCGGGACCGGATCCGTGAAGGGGGGATCCGGCGCGACGGCGGACCGGGACGTGGCGGCGGGTGCGTTGACGATCCGGGCGCCGGAGGGATCCGCAGGCGCGGCGCGGAGGGACGGCGCGGCATGGGTCCGGTACGACGGTCGGGCACCCCACGCGGTGACGGCCACCCTCCAGGGTCCGCTGGTGTTCGATCTCGACGGTCAGTACGGCGGTGTGTTCACGACCGGGACGGACGCGGCGAGCCTGACGATCGAGGGTGCGGACCGGGAACTGCGCGCCGTCCTCACTCGCCAGACGGGGGGCGAGATCACCGAGGTGGAGTGGCCGCTCCCACCCCTGGACGGGTCGGTCACCCTGAGGATGGTGGTCGATCCGCCGCGCGGCATCGTGACCGCACACTACGGCCCCGAGGGCGGGCCGCTGACCGTGCTCGGGTCCGCCGCCCTGCTCGCACCACCAGCGGCGGGATCACGCGCGGGGGTCGTGACGGGCAGCACCGACGGCGTCCCGCCGGTGCAGGTCGCCTACACCGACTTCTCGGTCCTGCCGCTTGCCGTGTCCGCAGCGGGATGGTCGCCGCGGGCCGCGGCGCCGGTCCCGCGCTACGAGTCGCAGGGCGGCGTCGCAGGCGGGCGGCTCTTCGTCTTCGGCGGCTTCGTCGACATCAACGTGCGCGCGACGACGCGGTCCGACGTCTACGACCCGGCCGGTGACCGGTGGAGCCGGGTGGCCGACATGCCCGAGCCGATCACGCACGCCGGCGCCGCGGTCGCCGGTCGGGAGATCTGGATCGCCGGGGGCTTCGTCGGGGACAACCCGGGGCCGAGCACCGACCACGTCTGGCGTTACGACACGGAACGAGACCGCTGGTCGCCGGGACCGGACCTGCCGGCGGCGCGCGCAGGGGGTGCCCTGGTGCGGCTCGGGAATCGGCTCCACTACTTCGGCGGAACGACCCGGGAGGCCGGGCACGTGATCCACGTCGACCACGGGGACCATTGGGTGCTCGACCTCCGTCGGCCGACCCGCTGGACCCCGGCCGCCCCGATGCCGGACCCGCGCAACCACATGGCGGGCGTCGCGCTCGGCGGCCTCGCCTACGCGATCGGGGGCCAGCACGAGGCCGACGAGGTCGACGGGAACCGCACCACGGTCGTGTCATACGACCCCGCAACGGATCGCTGGACCGAACGCGCACCGCTGCCCCAGCCGATCGGGCACATATCGGCGTCGACCGTGACCGCGGATGGCCGCATACTCGTCGCAGCGGGGCTGACCCAGAAGCAGGTGGAGGTCTCATCGATCCTCGCCTACGACGCGCGCGCCGACTCCTGGGAGGCGCTCCGGCCGCTGCCCGAGGGGCTCCAGTCACCCCTCGCCGGTGTCGCCGACGGCCGGCTCCTCGTCACGGGTGGAAGCGTGGAGTTCCTCCCCGGCACAGCGACCTACACCGCCACTCTGGCCGACCTCGCGCCCGCGCCCACCCTGCGCTTCGGCCGCCGTCGCACCCTGCTGCAGGGACCGGACGTGGGCGCACGACGCCCGTGGCAGCCGACGTCCCTGGCGCGCGGCCCCGACAACCGGCTCTACGTCGCGCAGCTGGGCGGGGAGATCCACGTCCTCCGACTCCG
Proteins encoded in this region:
- a CDS encoding kelch repeat-containing protein, translated to MSGARNRTVVVAIAAAVLCAAAAAALMLTGRADDTEEGALPPAAGEVTPLPLRLAFDGAGRGGIVDRDGEVTGFTGTGSVKGGSGATADRDVAAGALTIRAPEGSAGAARRDGAAWVRYDGRAPHAVTATLQGPLVFDLDGQYGGVFTTGTDAASLTIEGADRELRAVLTRQTGGEITEVEWPLPPLDGSVTLRMVVDPPRGIVTAHYGPEGGPLTVLGSAALLAPPAAGSRAGVVTGSTDGVPPVQVAYTDFSVLPLAVSAAGWSPRAAAPVPRYESQGGVAGGRLFVFGGFVDINVRATTRSDVYDPAGDRWSRVADMPEPITHAGAAVAGREIWIAGGFVGDNPGPSTDHVWRYDTERDRWSPGPDLPAARAGGALVRLGNRLHYFGGTTREAGHVIHVDHGDHWVLDLRRPTRWTPAAPMPDPRNHMAGVALGGLAYAIGGQHEADEVDGNRTTVVSYDPATDRWTERAPLPQPIGHISASTVTADGRILVAAGLTQKQVEVSSILAYDARADSWEALRPLPEGLQSPLAGVADGRLLVTGGSVEFLPGTATYTATLADLAPAPTLRFGRRRTLLQGPDVGARRPWQPTSLARGPDNRLYVAQLGGEIHVLRLRGTATPVLERTITTIARRPNRDSDGRPSTTRGRQVTGVAVASDTDAPGGTVLYVTHSDPRFVADGKPGRVPSDPASGVVTMLRGPRFDATDGRDLVRGLPRSAEFHSPNGLALGPDGWLYLTVGANTNHGAPSTYFSHYPETTFSAAVIRLRPDRIARPIDVSASSRIRWRSPCAADEDVGDGCEAGADVTTHPADVPGTLETFATGVRNGYDLVWHSNGRLYVNDNGGNAYYGTAPGPADGCPDATAHDPATTPDRLLLVRRGSYLGHPDPARGECRFGAPPGRGPLALYGMRTSTDGIIEYRGNAFGGRLRGQLLSVNYGEGPSVVRVALSPDGTRAATPAPLARGLSDPVDLVEGPGGRLIVAEHGRGGRVSVLSPVP